A single region of the Desulfomonile tiedjei genome encodes:
- a CDS encoding L,D-transpeptidase family protein, with protein MKMRKRIILTLSIVLMVLGLLLYFYGRAIWFPYYLTLKGKRTVDEVVSLHGPKAEQRLRPCFQKCGVAYPPAGITLVALKEEMLLELWARQRDAWTFVKTFDVKEASGRPGPKLREGDRQVPEGFYRIVALNPNSNYHLSMKLNYPNAFDQEQAKLDGRQHLGGDIFIHGKALSIGCLAMGDEAIEELFVLTARIGMDKVSVIIAPRDLRNYPPAAEKDLPPWVKGLWRDMHAKLRDFRP; from the coding sequence ATGAAGATGCGAAAGCGAATCATTTTGACCTTGTCGATCGTGCTCATGGTTTTGGGCCTACTTCTCTACTTCTACGGCCGGGCGATCTGGTTCCCATATTATCTGACGTTGAAGGGTAAGCGAACGGTTGATGAGGTAGTCTCACTCCATGGCCCTAAGGCTGAGCAGCGTTTGCGACCATGCTTTCAGAAGTGCGGTGTTGCGTACCCGCCCGCGGGGATCACCCTTGTTGCTCTGAAAGAAGAGATGCTCCTGGAACTCTGGGCACGACAAAGAGACGCCTGGACTTTCGTGAAGACGTTCGACGTGAAGGAAGCCAGTGGGAGGCCGGGACCGAAGCTCCGGGAAGGAGACCGCCAGGTTCCGGAAGGCTTCTACAGAATCGTGGCCCTCAACCCGAACAGCAACTATCATCTGTCCATGAAGCTGAACTACCCCAACGCCTTCGATCAGGAGCAGGCGAAGCTGGACGGACGACAGCACCTCGGCGGAGACATCTTCATTCATGGAAAGGCGTTGTCGATCGGTTGCCTGGCCATGGGGGACGAGGCCATCGAAGAGCTGTTCGTGCTCACGGCCCGTATCGGCATGGACAAGGTTTCAGTCATCATTGCGCCACGGGATTTGCGTAATTACCCCCCTGCGGCGGAGAAAGACCTTCCTCCTTGGGTCAAGGGCCTGTGGCGCGATATGCACGCGAAATTGCGCGATTTCAGGCCATGA
- a CDS encoding rhomboid family intramembrane serine protease has product MIPLRDSNPSATVPIVTIVLIVINSIVWLYEVSLGARADQFIVEYGLIPVRFLNFYRYSGGLTDNAIVPLFSSIFMHAGWLHVIGNMWFLWIFGDNVEDRLGHITYLIFYILCGLGSSLIHVFFNTGSQIPTIGASGAISGVLGAYLVSFPHARIHTLLIIFIIIRFVELPAFIFLIIWFAFQFISGTAQIGARGDVGGVAYWAHMGGFVVGILLLWIMPKKPVYRTTRW; this is encoded by the coding sequence ATGATACCGCTTCGGGACAGCAATCCTTCAGCCACGGTTCCCATTGTAACGATTGTCCTGATCGTAATTAACAGCATCGTGTGGCTTTACGAAGTTTCCCTCGGGGCTCGTGCGGATCAATTCATTGTTGAATATGGGCTCATCCCGGTTCGGTTTTTAAACTTTTACAGATACTCCGGGGGCCTTACCGACAACGCGATAGTGCCTCTTTTCTCTTCCATTTTCATGCATGCCGGATGGTTACACGTCATTGGCAATATGTGGTTTCTGTGGATATTCGGGGACAACGTCGAGGATCGGCTGGGCCACATCACGTATTTGATTTTTTATATACTTTGCGGGCTGGGATCGTCACTTATCCATGTTTTCTTCAACACGGGATCTCAGATCCCGACCATAGGGGCCAGTGGCGCAATCTCGGGTGTCTTGGGGGCTTATCTGGTAAGTTTTCCACATGCGCGGATACACACTTTATTGATCATTTTCATTATTATTCGATTCGTTGAATTGCCTGCGTTTATATTCCTTATCATTTGGTTCGCGTTTCAATTCATCAGCGGTACCGCGCAGATAGGAGCACGGGGCGATGTTGGTGGCGTGGCCTACTGGGCCCACATGGGAGGCTTTGTTGTCGGAATACTGCTCCTATGGATAATGCCCAAGAAGCCTGTGTACCGGACCACCAGATGGTGA
- a CDS encoding Mrp/NBP35 family ATP-binding protein produces the protein MDEKKKSLSREEIQELREDLLLADTLTRIENTFMVLSGKGGVGKSTLAVNLAASLAAADRQVGLLDIDIHGPSVPTLLKLEGVVASGMSEKGLVPVRYNDNLKVMSIEFVMKDHPEEAVIWRGPMKHRMIWQFLAEVDWGDLDFLIVDAPPGTGDEPLSICQMAPPRSQAVIVTTPQLVALKDVKKSIRFCKSLGMPVFGIIENMSGFVCPECGTMHDLFKSGGGERLARETGFRFLGRIPIDPRLVTASDDGKPFVLEYPTSPAAKAFDEIIGPMLALAPARLKKH, from the coding sequence ATGGATGAGAAAAAGAAGTCACTCTCGAGAGAAGAGATACAGGAATTGCGCGAAGATCTGTTGCTTGCCGACACGCTGACGAGAATCGAGAACACTTTCATGGTTCTTTCCGGAAAGGGCGGCGTGGGCAAGAGTACCCTGGCGGTGAATTTGGCAGCGTCATTGGCCGCGGCAGATCGCCAGGTCGGCCTCCTGGACATCGACATACACGGTCCGAGTGTTCCAACTCTGCTGAAGCTCGAAGGGGTGGTGGCTTCAGGTATGTCTGAAAAGGGCTTGGTGCCGGTCCGATACAATGACAATCTCAAAGTCATGTCCATTGAGTTTGTCATGAAGGACCACCCGGAAGAAGCGGTAATTTGGCGCGGACCGATGAAACACCGCATGATATGGCAGTTTCTTGCAGAGGTCGATTGGGGTGACCTGGACTTCTTGATAGTTGACGCCCCACCCGGGACCGGTGACGAGCCTCTTTCCATCTGCCAGATGGCGCCCCCCCGATCTCAAGCCGTCATAGTTACCACACCTCAATTGGTGGCGCTCAAAGACGTTAAGAAATCCATCCGATTCTGCAAGAGCCTCGGTATGCCGGTTTTCGGTATCATCGAGAACATGAGCGGATTCGTTTGCCCTGAATGCGGAACCATGCACGACCTATTCAAGTCCGGAGGCGGTGAAAGGTTGGCTCGCGAGACCGGATTCCGTTTCCTGGGAAGAATTCCGATCGATCCCAGGCTGGTAACCGCATCGGACGATGGTAAGCCTTTTGTGTTGGAATATCCTACTTCTCCCGCGGCCAAAGCTTTTGATGAAATAATTGGTCCCATGCTGGCGCTCGCTCCCGCGAGATTGAAGAAGCATTGA